From the genome of Deinococcus sp. AJ005, one region includes:
- a CDS encoding IS110 family transposase, translating to MDVSKTFLDVGVLNEDTVRRVSNTPAGIRQLVRLFKASSPQLIVCEATGGLERALVLACTAADLPITSVNARHVRHFAKAIGKLAKTDRIDALVLARFAAAVQPEVRALPDELVRRLAALAGRRRQLKQMMTAERNRLSSGQDAWVDVQIHDVLALLTLQAKQVTDEMLVLVRADVAMRHRYELLISVPGVGDVVALNLLSSLPELGRLSRTQVAALVGVAPLNRDSGASRGRRMTWGGRAEVRTMLYMATVVACRHNAVIKPHDEQLVARGKPKMVALVACMRKLLVCMNAMLRDDLPWQAAPG from the coding sequence GTGGACGTCAGCAAAACCTTTCTCGATGTCGGTGTCCTCAACGAGGACACCGTGCGACGCGTGTCCAACACCCCTGCAGGCATCCGACAATTGGTGCGGCTCTTCAAAGCATCGTCCCCACAGTTGATTGTCTGTGAAGCGACGGGTGGTTTGGAACGGGCGCTCGTCCTGGCGTGTACCGCAGCCGATCTGCCGATCACCAGCGTGAATGCCCGGCATGTCCGTCACTTTGCCAAAGCGATCGGAAAGCTGGCCAAAACGGATCGCATTGACGCGCTGGTGCTGGCCCGATTCGCAGCTGCTGTGCAGCCCGAAGTGCGTGCCCTTCCTGACGAATTGGTTCGTCGACTGGCCGCCCTGGCAGGTCGTCGCCGGCAACTCAAGCAAATGATGACGGCAGAGCGCAATCGGTTATCGAGCGGCCAGGATGCATGGGTTGATGTCCAGATTCATGACGTGCTGGCCCTGCTCACCCTCCAGGCGAAGCAGGTCACGGACGAAATGCTTGTCCTGGTGCGGGCCGATGTCGCAATGCGACATCGGTATGAGCTGCTGATCAGTGTGCCAGGCGTGGGGGACGTGGTGGCACTGAATCTGCTGAGTTCGTTACCGGAACTGGGCCGTCTCTCCCGGACACAGGTGGCCGCGTTGGTGGGTGTGGCCCCTCTCAATCGTGACAGTGGCGCGTCCCGTGGCAGACGCATGACGTGGGGCGGACGGGCAGAAGTGCGGACGATGCTGTACATGGCAACTGTCGTTGCCTGTCGACACAATGCCGTGATCAAGCCTCATGACGAGCAGCTCGTGGCGCGGGGAAAACCGAAGATGGTCGCTCTAGTCGCCTGTATGCGGAAACTCCTGGTGTGTATGAATGCCATGCTGCGTGACGATCTCCCCTGGCAGGCGGCGCCTGGATGA
- a CDS encoding Gfo/Idh/MocA family protein has protein sequence MTTSGTTAARSGSGLRWGLLGAARIARALIPAIRASGGEVVALGVRDPHSEHARAFAEEWNVPIVGGYQEVLNADLDAVYNPLPNDLHLPWSLAAMRAGKHVLTEKPLVLNAAEAQELADAAGETGRVLLEAFAYRFHPHITRLRQLVQGGELGEVRSVRAAFGFSLDNPDDFRWLADKGGGALFDVGTYTVNLVRLLLGEPTAAVARARWTPGNVDLGLSGVLEYPGVLAGVDCAFDWAEPAPQRLTILGTRGTLDMNGVFHSNTHSPVSFTVTDAAGVREEEFPPFNAYAAMVEHFQQVVLGEEEALYPPQDSVRHARVLDALFASARMGGRVEIG, from the coding sequence ATGACAACTTCTGGGACAACGGCTGCTCGTTCAGGCTCGGGCCTTCGCTGGGGCCTGCTGGGCGCGGCGCGCATTGCGCGGGCGCTGATTCCGGCCATCCGGGCCAGCGGCGGAGAGGTGGTGGCCCTGGGCGTGCGCGATCCCCACTCCGAACATGCGCGGGCTTTCGCTGAGGAATGGAACGTTCCCATCGTAGGCGGCTACCAGGAAGTGTTGAATGCCGATCTGGACGCGGTATACAACCCGTTGCCCAACGACCTGCATCTACCCTGGTCCCTGGCCGCCATGCGCGCGGGCAAGCACGTTCTGACCGAGAAACCCCTGGTCCTGAACGCCGCCGAGGCGCAGGAACTGGCGGACGCGGCAGGGGAGACGGGCCGCGTGCTGCTCGAAGCCTTTGCCTACCGCTTTCACCCGCATATCACGCGGCTGCGTCAGCTCGTGCAGGGCGGCGAACTGGGCGAGGTGCGGTCCGTGCGGGCGGCTTTTGGTTTTTCGCTGGACAACCCGGATGACTTCCGCTGGCTGGCCGATAAGGGCGGCGGGGCGCTGTTCGATGTGGGAACCTACACGGTCAATCTGGTGCGCCTGTTGCTGGGCGAACCCACTGCCGCCGTCGCCCGCGCCCGCTGGACACCAGGGAATGTGGACCTGGGCCTCAGCGGCGTGCTGGAGTATCCGGGGGTGCTGGCAGGGGTGGACTGCGCCTTCGACTGGGCCGAGCCAGCCCCCCAGCGCCTGACCATCCTGGGCACGCGCGGCACGCTGGACATGAACGGCGTGTTCCACAGCAACACCCACTCGCCCGTGTCGTTCACCGTCACCGACGCCGCCGGGGTGCGTGAGGAGGAGTTCCCGCCCTTCAACGCCTACGCCGCGATGGTGGAACACTTTCAGCAGGTGGTGCTGGGCGAGGAAGAGGCTCTGTATCCGCCCCAGGACAGCGTGAGGCACGCGCGGGTGCTGGACGCCCTGTTCGCCTCGGCGCGGATGGGAGGGCGGGTGGAAATCGGATAG
- a CDS encoding methyltransferase domain-containing protein, whose amino-acid sequence MPRPQTDRFQPAGKRKSRPKTDYRTRQPAHEYELEVLPGLEHVAATELATVPLARDIRGLRFWFPGDPERLTRLRSALAAYRIRAWDVPRPRGLLGNQQLGELTDFLRQVIAVGGHTSFRLGAAGKESSVMQRLAEELENALDIPFRPEDGQLLIRLRPEQDGPGWEVLARTTPKPLSARPWRECNMHGGLNATLAYATHKLAGQRDVDRIFNPMCGSGTLLIERDLLGPCDALVGVDIEQSAVDCAKTNIAAAGRNIEVARIDALQTGLSARSFDLIVADLPWGDAVGTHGGNAALYPVFLQEMHRLLSRQGRLAVITHEIRLFEGLLEGSTQWSARELLQVASGGHNPKVYLLNRR is encoded by the coding sequence ATGCCTCGCCCCCAAACAGACCGATTTCAGCCCGCCGGGAAGAGGAAAAGTCGTCCCAAGACCGATTACCGCACCCGCCAGCCCGCCCACGAATACGAGCTGGAGGTGCTGCCGGGTCTGGAACACGTCGCCGCCACCGAACTGGCAACAGTGCCGCTGGCCCGCGATATCCGGGGCCTGCGCTTCTGGTTTCCCGGCGATCCCGAACGCCTGACCCGGCTGCGTTCGGCGCTGGCCGCCTACCGGATTCGCGCCTGGGACGTGCCCCGTCCGCGTGGCCTGCTGGGGAACCAGCAACTCGGGGAGCTGACCGATTTTCTGCGTCAGGTGATCGCCGTGGGCGGGCATACCTCCTTCCGGCTGGGCGCGGCGGGCAAGGAATCCAGCGTGATGCAGCGGCTGGCTGAGGAACTGGAGAACGCGCTGGACATCCCCTTTCGCCCCGAGGACGGCCAACTTCTCATCCGCCTGCGCCCTGAACAGGATGGCCCCGGCTGGGAAGTGCTGGCCCGCACCACGCCCAAACCCCTGAGCGCGCGGCCCTGGCGCGAGTGCAACATGCACGGCGGTCTGAACGCCACGCTGGCCTACGCCACGCACAAACTGGCCGGGCAGCGCGACGTGGACCGGATCTTCAACCCGATGTGCGGCAGCGGCACCCTGCTGATCGAGCGCGACCTGCTGGGACCCTGCGACGCGCTGGTGGGCGTGGACATCGAGCAATCGGCTGTGGACTGCGCCAAGACCAACATCGCGGCTGCCGGGCGCAACATTGAGGTGGCGCGCATCGACGCCCTGCAAACGGGGCTGTCTGCGCGCTCCTTTGACCTGATCGTGGCGGACCTGCCGTGGGGCGACGCCGTGGGAACGCACGGCGGCAACGCGGCGCTGTACCCGGTCTTCTTGCAGGAGATGCACCGCCTGCTGAGCCGTCAGGGCCGTCTGGCCGTGATCACCCACGAAATCCGGCTGTTCGAAGGTCTGCTGGAAGGTTCAACCCAGTGGAGCGCCCGCGAACTGCTTCAGGTGGCCAGCGGTGGGCACAACCCGAAGGTGTATCTGCTAAACAGGCGGTAA
- a CDS encoding DNA internalization-related competence protein ComEC/Rec2, producing the protein MALSGQNVALITVVLIWIFGWFGWPPLWRYGVPALLLMPYLVLVGVSPSITRAVIMGLTVLLALALGRGRPDPYGLMALTATVCLLLFPLWLLDIGFQLSFLAVLALTLSLKAAGKLPERWPLWLRLALVATVLAEFGTLPVIAATFGQMPLVGLPANLAAGVVMTALVPLGFFAGLLGPAAILVNWLVGPLAALLLGIVETFGQAPVLTWGQVSPAGFVAYAVCAGAGVLWLWGRVRFRAVLGVVMVCTVLTLLPGRLHPPREMVFVDIGQGDSTLIRLPHLTVLVDAGGSVNSDFDVGGKTVVPALRALGVRKIDVIIGTHADTDHIEGISGVLRALPVGELWIGQRKTDDPVLTTVLTVAKEEGVPVREARRGDQIASDGVTLTVLWPTGKVWSTEDNENSVAVRLQSGAWSTAILGDLPDPAENYLGLGHLSLLKVAHHGSRFSTDEALLQETTPTDAIISVGRNTYGHPNPEMLGRLGAAGVKVWRTDQMGTIRWPIP; encoded by the coding sequence ATGGCATTGTCGGGGCAGAACGTCGCGCTGATCACGGTGGTGCTGATCTGGATTTTCGGCTGGTTCGGCTGGCCTCCGCTGTGGCGTTACGGTGTGCCTGCCCTGTTGCTCATGCCGTATCTGGTCCTGGTGGGAGTATCGCCCAGCATTACCCGCGCGGTGATCATGGGCTTGACCGTACTGCTGGCACTGGCGCTGGGGCGTGGGCGGCCCGATCCTTACGGCCTGATGGCCCTGACCGCCACGGTCTGCCTGCTGCTGTTCCCGCTATGGCTGCTGGACATCGGCTTTCAACTGTCGTTTCTGGCAGTACTAGCGCTCACGCTGTCTCTAAAGGCAGCGGGCAAATTGCCGGAGCGCTGGCCGCTGTGGCTGCGGCTGGCACTGGTGGCCACCGTGCTGGCCGAGTTCGGCACCCTGCCCGTCATTGCCGCCACCTTCGGGCAGATGCCCCTGGTGGGCCTGCCCGCCAATCTGGCGGCGGGCGTGGTGATGACCGCGCTGGTGCCGCTGGGCTTTTTCGCCGGGCTGCTGGGGCCAGCGGCCATTCTGGTCAACTGGCTGGTAGGCCCGCTGGCCGCCCTGTTGCTGGGCATCGTGGAAACCTTCGGGCAGGCCCCGGTGCTGACCTGGGGGCAGGTGTCGCCCGCCGGATTCGTGGCCTACGCGGTCTGCGCGGGCGCAGGCGTGCTGTGGCTATGGGGCCGCGTGCGCTTCCGGGCGGTGCTGGGCGTGGTGATGGTCTGCACGGTACTGACCCTATTGCCGGGGCGACTGCACCCACCGCGCGAGATGGTGTTCGTGGACATCGGGCAAGGGGACTCAACTCTCATTCGCCTGCCCCACCTGACCGTGCTGGTGGACGCGGGCGGCTCGGTGAACAGTGATTTTGATGTGGGAGGCAAGACCGTGGTTCCCGCCCTGCGCGCGCTGGGAGTACGGAAAATCGACGTCATCATTGGCACCCACGCCGATACGGACCACATTGAGGGCATCAGCGGCGTGCTGCGCGCCCTGCCCGTGGGTGAACTGTGGATCGGCCAGCGCAAGACCGACGATCCGGTGCTGACCACCGTGCTGACCGTGGCAAAGGAGGAAGGCGTACCCGTCCGCGAGGCCCGGCGCGGCGATCAGATCGCTTCGGACGGCGTGACGCTGACCGTGCTGTGGCCCACCGGCAAGGTCTGGAGTACCGAGGACAACGAGAACAGCGTGGCCGTGCGCCTCCAGTCTGGCGCGTGGTCCACCGCCATTCTGGGTGACCTGCCCGATCCTGCCGAGAATTATCTGGGCCTGGGCCACCTGAGCCTGCTGAAAGTCGCGCACCACGGCAGCCGCTTTTCCACGGACGAGGCATTGCTGCAAGAAACCACGCCCACCGACGCCATCATCAGCGTGGGCCGCAACACCTACGGCCACCCCAATCCAGAGATGCTGGGGCGATTGGGGGCGGCGGGCGTCAAGGTCTGGCGAACCGATCAGATGGGGACGATCCGCTGGCCGATTCCATAA
- a CDS encoding TrkH family potassium uptake protein has protein sequence MTRPSAPDPRFPKPSASGLRRKPLLSRLRPPQLIALTFALAILVGAGLLLLPISLEPGQSIRPIQALFMATSAVCVTGLGVVDVGTTFTTFGEVVMLLLIQIGGLGLITLGTLFAIALRRRVGIADRIQVAQQVSAVELGGVVKLVRTIVLSSVLVELAGTVLLSTVFVPEEGLGRGLYFSLFHAVSAFNNAGFSLYSTGLTGFVTNPIINLIIPLLIVLGGMGFLVQLNVLAYLRDRRRNRLNSNSKLSLTMMAALLVIGTVSFAVLEWNNPATLGTLPLGDRLLAALFQGVTPRTAGFNTLDYSTMHYGTLFFTILLMFIGANPGSTGGGIKTTTFYVMMASAWGMVRGRHDTTLFRRRIGTTTILRAMTVGLLSLGLVNLGFLLMLLLNTNPEVKFVQLFFETISAFATVGLSMNTTPLLNSNQEVVLIFLMFLGRIGPLTVAVAFSRPDSRTLVRYPAENDILIG, from the coding sequence ATGACCCGGCCCTCCGCCCCTGACCCGCGTTTTCCGAAACCTTCCGCCTCCGGGCTGCGGCGCAAGCCCCTGCTCTCGCGGCTGCGGCCACCACAACTGATCGCTTTAACCTTTGCACTGGCCATTCTGGTGGGAGCCGGGCTGCTGCTGCTGCCGATCAGTCTGGAGCCGGGCCAGAGCATCCGCCCGATTCAGGCGCTGTTCATGGCCACCAGCGCGGTGTGCGTAACCGGGCTGGGCGTGGTGGACGTGGGCACCACCTTTACCACCTTTGGCGAGGTGGTGATGCTGCTGCTGATCCAGATCGGCGGGCTGGGGCTGATCACGCTGGGCACGCTGTTTGCCATCGCCCTGCGGCGGCGGGTGGGCATCGCGGACCGCATTCAGGTGGCGCAGCAGGTCAGCGCCGTCGAACTGGGCGGCGTGGTCAAGCTGGTCCGCACGATTGTCCTGAGTTCGGTGCTGGTGGAACTGGCCGGGACCGTGCTGCTGTCCACGGTCTTCGTGCCGGAGGAAGGGCTGGGGCGCGGGCTGTACTTCTCGCTGTTCCACGCGGTCAGCGCCTTCAACAACGCGGGCTTCAGCCTGTATTCCACCGGCCTGACCGGCTTCGTGACCAACCCGATCATCAACCTGATCATTCCGCTGCTGATCGTGCTGGGCGGCATGGGCTTTCTGGTGCAACTGAACGTGCTGGCCTACCTGCGGGACCGCCGCCGCAACCGCTTGAACTCCAACAGCAAACTGTCGCTGACCATGATGGCGGCGCTGCTGGTGATCGGCACCGTCAGCTTTGCCGTGCTGGAATGGAATAACCCGGCCACGCTGGGCACGCTGCCGCTGGGCGACAGGTTGCTGGCCGCGTTGTTCCAGGGCGTCACGCCGCGTACCGCCGGATTCAACACACTGGATTACAGCACCATGCACTACGGCACCCTCTTTTTCACCATCCTGCTGATGTTTATCGGGGCCAATCCCGGCTCCACGGGGGGCGGCATCAAGACCACCACCTTTTACGTGATGATGGCCTCGGCATGGGGCATGGTGCGCGGGCGGCACGACACCACGCTATTCAGGCGGCGCATCGGCACCACCACGATTCTACGGGCCATGACGGTGGGCCTGCTGAGCCTGGGGCTGGTCAACCTGGGCTTTTTACTGATGCTGCTGCTGAACACCAACCCGGAGGTGAAGTTCGTGCAACTGTTCTTTGAGACGATCAGCGCCTTTGCCACCGTGGGCCTCAGCATGAACACCACCCCGCTACTGAACTCCAATCAGGAAGTCGTGCTGATCTTTCTGATGTTCCTGGGACGCATCGGTCCGCTGACCGTCGCCGTCGCCTTCAGCCGCCCGGACTCGCGGACGCTGGTGCGCTACCCGGCAGAGAACGACATTCTGATCGGGTGA